The genomic window cttttttgaagtttatgaaagtgcgtttttcggtgacgatgaagtcggcggtacgctcgaacgaaataagtatgggcaggtggtcggatgccaatgttaccatcggctgccagttgacgcagtttacgagttctgcgctcacgattgagatatctggcgagctatgacagcttcctaccatacgtgtgggggcgtctccgtttattgtgcagaacgtcgtttcttctatttgatccgccaacatctcacccctactgtccgcccgcaagtttgaatgccatagatcatgatgggcattgaaatcgcctaagataatgcgattgttgccagtgagtaaggtcctgatattagggcggtatccactggggcaacaggtggcaggagggatgtagatgttgatgatttctagatttgcatcgcctgaccggacagataggccttgacgttctaagacattgtcactgcggtcgatgccaggatcaaatatatgatattgcacagagtggtgtataataaacgcgaggccgcctccatttccgctctcgcggtctttcctgtggacattataaccagagcaggtctgcaatgcagatcttgctgtgagtttagtctcttgaatcgcagcaatgcggatgttgtgccgcttcatgaaatcgactatctccgtaatcttcccagttagtccattacagttgaactgcagaattctgaagtgcatgaggggtgacgccaccactctaggggtaagtgaggggtgactacgcctaggttgtggaaggccaggacgcaattgctgttgtggccttgggactgggcgcccttgggcaagcattggggtacccggatgatttgggtttgcgacctggcaacatggcgcgatgaaacccgtcgaggggttgccgtcgcggagaccagaacatctaggaaagtggcaccacccaaggcaggagctgcattgagcggatgtcgcaaacctatatattctgtgctggcagacggtgcaaacggaggcagggactaagagtctgtttccctgacctgcacgattgctgccagaaaagaggggaggagaagaagacgggggcaggggctgatgctcagcattgctaccagctctactacgaaggtagtagttatgagtggtatcagctgtttgagttgttggcgccgtggggcgcgagcagcagcgggtacttgttgtggcttgctgagcagcgaagctgctggaaggtagtagggatacgcttaggcgtagactacgggacgcccttgggcgtgagcagcaaggagccacaaaagatttataaaagttacgtggacgtcgggttttgggatcaagcccagaacaacctgtccgatgcaaccatcccttgcacgagacacactgaacagagtatgaccgtcctaaaaagattcttttctggcaaatgcagcaaaaccatttctcaggaccggggtgaggagacggacccggattgggttcgataccttcccggagtaagagaatatgtagcagtcctgctgcaaggagctgctgggaggatgacaatttgtgggagggacgaaacaaattaaatggggtcacactgaaatgacagtccttggtcgggaaaaatccctagtcgctccggtacatagaaccgactgccttgggaagcgatgatAGAGTGGTCTCTATCAGGTATACGAGCAGACCTGAATATTATATAGTATTCATAGGCTATCATGACAAGACCACTAGCATGTTTCCCAAAATACAGTtcagttataaatataaaaaaacgatAGAGTGACACTCGATTACACCATACGTTTGTGCGTCCATTAGAAACGCAAATTCGACCGGAAACTGGTTTTGTCAATCAATCAGAATATTTAGCTTATTAAGTTTTTGATGGATTTCTTGAAATGCATGAGTAACTAAAGCATGTCAAATGCAATAGAGCAAgacgttattgttgttgtagcagtgcttcgtcccatacAATATGTCTGACCGATCAcatattgtcatcaatgtcctctaacgggagtccgaggaaacttgctgtttcaacaggggtggaccataatgagagaggtgttagaggcgttggttccacattacaactgaagagatggttggtgtcatgtggggacacgttgcaagcagggcatacattttgtatgtcggggttgattctggataggtaagaatttaacctgttacagtatccagatcgaaattgggctagagtgactcgcgttttcctagggagtgtgcgttcctcttccgcaagtttagggtattgctctttgagtactggattcaccgggcaattcctgacagaGGTCCGCCGcatgtttatggagttcaccaagcaccagcttatgttttttggcttcatacggctgcgttctcaggtgccgtatttcctcatattgcttacggaggtgactccttaagcccctgggctgtgctggctcatcaatcagatgtctgttgggatgcccaggtttctggatattcaacagaaactgtttggttatcatttcatttctttcccttatcgggagtattctcgcctcattatgtagatggtgttctgggggcataagaagacaacccctGGCGGGTTTAAGGGCAGTATTTTGTTAGGCCTGTAGCTGCTTCCAGcgggtaatctttaggcttggcgaccatatcggggacgcgtagttTGCAATCagatggccaattgctttgtaagtggtaatgagcgtttctttatcttatcCCCAAGCACTGCTAgcgagagatttgaggatttttttacggctctggattgtcggtacaattgcggctgcatgctcaccaaaatgtagatcctgatcgaacggcacacccaagattttggggtgtaggacagtgggAAGCATAGGGCcattgacgtggacgttcaaaatggtcgacatttgggccgtccatgttgtgaataaggtcgccgatgatttagtcggtgataatgtcaggtttcgcgatgTGAAGAAACTGAGGAGATCAagaaggtagccgtttattttgttacatagttcatcgatctgtgggcctgggcctgtgaccattattgtgcaatcaacggcgtaagaaacgatagtaactccatctggtggcgaaggtagctttgaagttaaacaaaagtggggataggacacctccctgtggcacCCTTTGTTTTGATAGCGATTATTCACAACTGTAACTTTCAATTTCATATCTGATGCAGTCAGCAAATTGGTTTGCATAACAAAccgattttaaatatattaagaaATAGTTTAATTCAAGTACTCTGCACCTTTGCAATGGTTTCATACTTACAGCATTTCCACCGCCAATTCACATATTTCAAATAACACGCTGTATTTTGCATTTTGTCTATAGTTTTGTTGTAAGTTTCATTTTCTACCTTACGTCCACGGCAGATTATTGCAAAATAGTGCTGTACCAATCAAGTAATAACTCGTAAACCATACTAATATAGAACCAGCCTTCGAACGCAATTTTATTTGATCAAATGTCTTAGGCAACTGATCCGCCGCAAACCAATAAAGGCATGGTGTAGCTGAGCACAATAAACGCGTCGATATCTGCACATGTACGAAGAATGTGCAAAACACTGTAAGCAGTAGCGCATGCAGCACAAATGGCAGCGATTTATATTCTTTTAAAAGTTGCACAAAAGGATAATTTGGCAATAATGTGCTTAGGAAATGTCTAAAGTATTTGACGCAGTGATAGAGAAGGAACGCAAGCACCGGTAATGCTAACATAAAATTTGGTAATTGTTTTACTTCATAGTAACGTAAGAAACCAACATTCCAATAATGCGACTGTATATATGAATATGGGAATGGAAATGTCTTATCACACCATGGCGAATTTTCAGGGTTTCTCTGACCAGCTAAAATATAATTTCTTTTACGTCCATAATCCAATACCGCTGATGTATGTACCATTGTACGATCGGGCATACAAAATTGTTCGAATGCATAGAAATAGAAGAATGTTAAAGGCATTAAAGCCGCTAGGATACAAGTCACCAGTTTCAGTGTGGTAAAACAACGATATGTCTTCTTGACATGATTAACTATGCTGTGACGTAGCATAAAATATATAGGATAGCCAGCATTGAGTAAACCATTCGAACGGCTTACAATTGAAAGTGCCAACGTTATTGTTGTGCGCACAAAACGAAATTCCGATACACATTCCAACATCAAGTGTAATGAGAGCCAACAGAATAGCGCTTCTGAATAAGCGGCCGTAAAAAATATCGATGCTGGattaaaacaaaacaatagcACAGCATTCCAACTCTTATTGGGATCTTTAAATATACGTTGTGTAAGTTCGTAAAGCGTATTGGCTGCCTTACAAAAGCAAAATACATTGACTAGCACTGCTATAACTAAACACCAACTACGTAAAGATACACCCATATTTAGAGCATAGAGTGCATTGGCACCAGCACGTACCACCAAAGGAAAAAGTGGATAAAAGGCAAGCGTATTTTCATAAGTATACGAATATTCAgcaatatgtaaaaaatattcacCATCCCAGTGTCGTAAGCCACCTAAACAGAATTGTACTGTGCGATCAAGCCAAGATGATGTATCGGTAATGTTGGTGACGACGTCAATGAATTCATTTGTATGTTGTTGATGATTTTGTAAATGATGTTGTTTTTCTTGTAGTGCAATCGGTGCACGAAATACATCTGGCTTATGATCGGGCAGCAGGTGGTTGGCCAAAAGCTGTAGAATTAATATAATCACACGGCTAGCAAATGCTAATTTTGTTACTTTCTCAGTCATGTTTGTCTTTCTTTGCGTAATAGATTGAAATAACTATTTATTGCAGTGATAAAGCGATTAATTAGGGCAAGACGATATTCATAGATATCGTGTGACTAATACTTGGTGTCAGCAGGTTGTTGCGGTTCATTTAAACTGTTGTTCCAGTAActgaaaatgtaaatttttaatgaaagcaCTTAAAAGAAGGGTTAAAGGACTGGTCAGTGTAATGCCGGTCAGCTGAACAATTGCATTTTAAATTATGAACATGTGTGAATGTGCTGCTACCTGCCTTCCGACAAATGCTAACTGTAGTTTACACTTCTACATACCTCATTGGACATGTGCAGCAAAGGCGTGCTTTATAGATAACTTTCTTACAAATTAAtgcaatatatttttaaaaacctTCGCAAAATcatgccacaacaaatttgtctGTCGGTTTTTAATAGATGACGTTTACGCCAAAAATGTCAAACCAGATTTTCAGAAAACCGGTTACTTAAGTAATATAATGAGTAAATAATTATTATATGCACTCGGTTCAAGTGATTTCATAATGCCGTGTTTAGAGCGGAAAGTTACTTAGACCACATGATCTAATCCACTAATCCATAAtaaggtaattctatacgacagcatgacactgctaaaaccgcgtattaatctcgaaaataataatccgaaggcggaaaaaattttatctctgtccggagatatttgcagttgaagttggcgatatTCACccggttgttgtaatgttgttgtactcaaaaaaaaaaaattgtgaacataagtgttttgtgcggatatacatagttttggtctccaaaccggtgttagaCCCACCCTGGGtaattttttctaagcgcggccgaaggccgccaacgcagaaaggtgttctgcgcaaaaatactatggataccaacCACCCCCGGATACGGAGGTACCCgggggtcttttttcggtttttcgttaatattttttgaattagttaaaaatttttatttttcgcattcggattattaatactgatgtcaagacgcgtcgtttgatacctctctcgatatttttggaagcgtattagcagtgtcatgctgtcttaTAGAATTACCCATAATAAATCTTCAAACTAAAATCTGTACGTTCACATATACCCATCCCCAGAAAGtagattataaataaataaatgtaaggcgcgataacctccgaagagatctaagtccgagcttctcttccaatttgcgtcgtgctcctcttgatttttccctacaaattggccggacgggacctacatgttttataccgactccgaacggcatctgcaaggcagatgagttttcactgagagcttttcatggcagaaatacaatcggagcgcttgccagacactgcagaggggcgacccgcttagaaaaattttcttttaattgaaaaatcttatttctaaaattttgatgttgctttgcccgggagttgaacccagggcatacggtgtgataggcggagcacgctaccatcacaccacggtggtcgaaAACCTGTGAAATATATGTTCTTGTTCCTCTTCTTGCAGCGATAAAGACAATCcgtaggttttggggagtattatcagTGATAATGGTCTTTTGCGTGATATTcctccggtacgttccggaaatGGGCACCTTTAAGTTACCTCACGGGAGAGATGGAAGTCGCCTCTTGGTACAAACATGCCTACCGTGGGAATATACTAAGCCACTTAGCCCCCTGATCGTTCATCTTATTTACGCTGTTTTTTGATGTGTCTTTTATTTCGCACCCACCTGCATCTAAGGATGAAACCTGAAAACCATCTCTAGGTGtatagaatttgtttatatggAAAATCCAGCTATTTAATTATCGAACTGGAGTTAAATACGGAAactggcgcttcccaaggcagtcggttctatgtaccggagcgactcggtatttttcccgaccaaggactgtcatttcagtgtgaccccatctaatttgtttcgtccctcccacaaattgtcatcctcccagcagctccttgcagcaggactgctccatattctcttactccggaaggcatcgaatccaacccgggtccgtctcctgaccccggtcctgagaaatggttttgctgcatctgccggaaaagaatctttttaggacggtcatactctgtataaatcttttgtggctccttgctgttcacgcccaagggcgtccgtAGTCTATGCCTAAGCGCCCccacactaccttccagcagtcccgctgctcagcaagccacaacaagtacccgctgctgctcgcgccccacggcgccaacaactcaaacaactgataccactcataactactaccttcgtagtagagttggtagcaatgctgagcatcagcccctgcccccgtcttctcccccccccccctgttgttgttgttgttgttgtagcgatacggttgctccccgaaggtttagggagtgatcgatgtgatggtcctttgccgtttacagatccggtacgctccggtaacacagcatcgttaaggtgctggcccgaccatctcgggaacgatttatatggccacattaaaccttcaggccaatccggtattttagtcgcctcttacgacaggcatacctaccgcgagtatattctaaccccctgacccgctgggatccccccccccccccctcttttcgggcagcaatcgtgcaggtcagggaacatactcttagtccctacctccgtttgcaccgtctgccagcacagaatatataggttcgCGACATCCGcgcaatgcagctcctgcctagggtggtgccactttcctagatgttctggtctccgcgacggcaaccccccgacgggtttcatcgcgccatgttgccaggtcgcaaacccaaatcatccgggtaccccaatgcttgcccaaggacgcccagtcccagggccacaacagcaattccg from Eurosta solidaginis isolate ZX-2024a chromosome 3, ASM4086904v1, whole genome shotgun sequence includes these protein-coding regions:
- the PIG-V gene encoding GPI mannosyltransferase 2 encodes the protein MTEKVTKLAFASRVIILILQLLANHLLPDHKPDVFRAPIALQEKQHHLQNHQQHTNEFIDVVTNITDTSSWLDRTVQFCLGGLRHWDGEYFLHIAEYSYTYENTLAFYPLFPLVVRAGANALYALNMGVSLRSWCLVIAVLVNVFCFCKAANTLYELTQRIFKDPNKSWNAVLLFCFNPASIFFTAAYSEALFCWLSLHLMLECVSEFRFVRTTITLALSIVSRSNGLLNAGYPIYFMLRHSIVNHVKKTYRCFTTLKLVTCILAALMPLTFFYFYAFEQFCMPDRTMVHTSAVLDYGRKRNYILAGQRNPENSPWCDKTFPFPYSYIQSHYWNVGFLRYYEVKQLPNFMLALPVLAFLLYHCVKYFRHFLSTLLPNYPFVQLLKEYKSLPFVLHALLLTVFCTFFVHVQISTRLLCSATPCLYWFAADQLPKTFDQIKLRSKAGSILVWFTSYYLIGTALFCNNLPWT